The DNA window GCCTCGCCGGCGGCCACAAGACGCTCGTGCCGGAGGTCATCGACGCCCTGCAGCAGTACGGGCGGGACGATATTCTCGTGGTGGTAGGGGGCGTCATTCCGCACGACGACTACGAGACGCTCTACGACCAGGGCGTGGCCGCCATCTTTGGCCCCGGCACCAACATCGCGGAGGCCGCCACCCAGATCCTCGACGTACTCCTCGACCGGTACGACGAGGAGGCGCCCATCGGGGCGTAACCGACCGCACTTCTCCGCCGCAGGCACCTGCAGTTCCCTCAGTTGTGGCTCCCCTCAATCCCAACCTCGACCACCAGTCCCGGCCGTCCCGCTCGGATGCACGGTCGGCCGCCGACTACGTGACCGGCATTCTCGACGGGAACCGGGTCACCTTGAGCCAGGCCATTACCCTGCTGGAGAGCACCCGCCCGGACCACCGCGACACCGCCCGGACGGTCGTGGAGGAATGCCTCCCCCACAGTGGCGACTCGATTCGGGTGGCCGTCACCGGCGTCCCCGGCGTCGGCAAGAGCACGTTCATCGAAGCCCTCGGGCAGCGGCTCGTGGCGGCGGGCCGCCACCTCGCCGTCCTGACGGTCGACCCCAGCAGCGAGCGGTCGAAGGGCAGCATTCTCGGGGACAAGACCCGGATGGGAACCCTGGCCTCCGAGGAGGACGCGTTTATTCGCCCGTCCCCCACCGCGGGCACCCTCGGGGGCGTGGCCCCCCGAACCCGCGAGGCCATTCTGTTGTGCGAGGCGGCCGGGTACGACACCGTGTTCGTCGAAACAGTGGGGGTCGGCCAGTCGGAGATCAGCGTGCGCTCGATGGTCGACTTTTTCCTGCTCCTCGCCCTGGCCGGCGCCGGCGACGAGCTGCAGGGCATCAAGCGAGGCATCGTGGAGGTCGCTGACGCCATCGCCATCACGAAGGCGGACGGGGACAACCGGGCCCCCGCCAAGGCGGCGCGCGCCGAGTACGAAAAGGCCCTGCGCCTCTTGTCGGACCCCGACTCCGGGTGGGAGCCCCCCGTGCTCACGTGTTCGTCGCAGACCGGCGCGGGCATCGACGAGGTGTGGGGCGCCGTGGAGCGCTACCGCGCCTACACGCAGGAGACCGGCTTCTTTGAAGAGCAGCGCCGCCGACAGGCGCAGCACTGGATGGAGCAGGCCATTGAGCAGCGGCTGCACGAGGAGTTTTTTTCCGATCCCGACGTCCAGGCGGCACGGGGGGACGTGGAGGAGGCCCTCCAGGACGGACGTCTCAGCTCGTTGGCCGCCGCCGAACGGCTCCTGTCCATCTACCGTGATTCAACGAGCTAGCGCCTCACGTCCCGGAACGCCCGACTCACTAAATTTTAACAATATTGCCCGACCTCCTTGGCCGCCCGGATACGCTGTCTCCGCTCGCCATGCTTCCTCCCCACCGCATTCGGCTCCTCCTTCTGCTCGTTCTCGGGGCGGGACTTCTAGGGGGGTGTGCCTCATCCCGGTCGGCGCAGGACGAAGTCGCGGCTCGGGCCGCGGCGGTGGGCACCTGGTCGTACGAGGTCGAGGACATTGCCCCCCTCGACCAGGGCCGCTTCCGCATCACCATGCAGGACGGAGACCTGCGGGGCGTCGTGCGCGATCAGCGACTCGGTCGATTGCGCGCCAGCGTGAGGGTACGCGACTCTCGGTTGGAGATTGACCTCCGGGACCTCCGCATCTCCGGGTACATCGAAGACGGCCGGTTCACGGGGGTTCTCCGCCGGTCTCAGTGGGAGGTGACGACCCGGCGCCAGTCCCGCACCCGGTCGCAGTTCCGCTCGGCGTCGCTGTTTGCCCGTCGCGTTCGGAGTGCCACCGCGGTGGACAAACCAGGGGTTCTGGAGTGCCGCTCTCTCCTGCGGGAGGCTGGCGACTGCGACTGACCTGCGAGAACGGGCGGATCTTTCGGGAAGCCGCGGACTTTCAATAGTCTGACTGTTTTCGAAAAACGCCTCAACTCAAGCCTTTCCCCTTTGTGAGCACGTCGGACCCTTCGGCCGAGCGCCCGCGCGACAACTTTATTTACGACATCATCGACGAGGACCTGGAGCACGGAACGTACGACGGCCGGGTCGTCACCCGGTTCCCGCCCGAGCCGAACGGCTATCTCCACATCGGGCACGCGAAGTCCATCGTCCTCAACTTTGGCATCAAGCACGACTACGCCGACCGGGCCGACACCCGCTGTCACCTCCGGTTCGACGACACAAACCCGGACACCGAGAGCACCGAGTACGTCGAGTCGATCAAGGAGGCGGTGCAGTGGTTGGGGTACGACTGGGAGGAGCACGAGTACCACGCCTCCGACTACTTCGAGCAGTTCTACCAGTACGCGGTGACGCTCATCGAGCAGGGCGACGCGTACGTCGATAGCCTCAGCGAGGAAGAAATTCGGGAGTACCGCGGGACGGTGGACGAGCCCGGCACCCCGTCGCCGTACCGCGACCGATCCGTCGAGGAAAACCTGGAGCTGTTTCGCAAAATGAGGGACGGGGAGTTCGACGACGGCGAGCACGTGCTGCGGGCGAAGATCGACATGAGCTCCCCGCACATGATCATGCGGGATCCCCTCCTCTTCCGCATCAAACACGCCCACCACTACCGGCGAGGGGACGAATGGTGCATCTACCCGATGTACGATTACGCCCACCCGCTGGAGGACGCCATCGAGAACATCACCCATTCGCTCTGCACGCTGGAGTTCGACAACAACCGGCGCGTGTACGACTGGGTGATGGAGCACTGCCTGGACGAGAACGAACTCCCGTCCCGCCCCCGGCAGTACGAGTTCAACCGGCTCAACCTCGGCTACACGGTGATGAGCAAGACGAAGCTCCGTCACCTGATCGAGGAAGACCTCGTGGGGGGGTGGGACGACCCGCGCCTCCCCACGATCTCGGGCCTCCGCCGCCGGGGCGTGCCCCCGAGCGCCATCCGTTCGTTCTGCCGAACGGTGGGCGTGACCCGGTCGCAGAGCCGCGTCCAAATCGGCCACTTCGAGCACGCGCTCCGCGACGACCTGAACGCGAAGGCCCCCCGGGTGATGGCCGTGCTCGACCCGCTGAAGGTGGTGGCCACGAACGTGGACGCGGACGCGGTCGACTGGATCGACGCGAACCACTGGCCGCGCGACATCGACAAGGACGAGACGCGGCCGGTGCCCTTCACCCGCGAGTTCTACATTGAGCGGGACGACTTCCGGGAGGACCCGCCCGAGGACTTCATCCGGCTCGCCCCGGGTCGCGAGGTGCGCCTGCGCCACGCCTACTTCTTTACCTGTGAAGAGGTCGTGCGGGACGAGGACGGCGTCGTGACGGAGCTGCGCGGCACCATCGACCCCGAGACGCGCGACAGCACCGCCCCCGATGGGCGCTCCCCGGAGGGCACGCTGCACTGGGTCTCCGCCGCCCACGGCCTTCCGTTCGAGGCGCGGCTCTACGACCGCCTCTTCGAGGTGCCCGACCCCGACGCCCGCGACGAGCACTTCACCGAGTTTCTCAACCCGGACTCGCTCAACGTCCGACAGGGCGTTCTGGAGCCGGCCGTGCGCGACCTGGAGGCCGACCAGCGGGTGCAGTTTGAGCGGCAGGGCTACTTCTGGCCGGACCCGGAGGCGTCCCGCCCGGACGCGCTCGTGTACAACCAAATCGTGCCGCTCCGCGACACGTGGGGCGAGGACGAAGACGGACTTACGCAGGAGGAGTTGGCGCGGCGACGGCGGGCCAAGGAGCAGCGCAAACAGGAGCAGAGACGGCGCTCGCTCGACGGCAAGACCGACCCCGCCGAGCATCTGGACGACGCCCAACGGGACCGGTTCGACCGATTCCACGACGAGCTGGGCATCGACCGGGAAGACGCCGCCACCATCGCCGGGAACGGCGCACTGGCGGGCTTCTTCGAACAGGCGCTGGCGCACTACGACGCCCCGGTGCCCGTCGCCAACTGGACCGTCAACGAGCTCCTCGGCCGGTTGCAGGACCAGACGGTAGCGGACCTTCCGTTCGGACCGGACGCGTTCGCGGAACTGGTGCGGCTCGTGGACACGGAGTTCATCTCCACCCGCGGGGGCGACGCGGTTCTAGACGCGCTCCTTGAAGACGGGGGGTCCCCTGAACGCATTGTGGACGACCGCGGCCTGCGCCAGGTGGACGACACCGAGGCCCTCCGCCCCACCGTTCAGTCCGTTCTCGACGACCACCCCGACGAGGTAAGCCGCTACCGCGACGGCAAGAAAGGACTGATCGGCTTCTTCATGGGGCAGGTGATGGACGCCACCGACGGCGCCGCCAGTCCCGAGCTTGCCCGCGAGCTTCTGCAGCAGGAACTTGACCCCTCCGCCTGAGGCTGATCGGGCCGCGCGCCTCCCGACCGCTCCCTACCCGAGCGCCTCCACCGCCCGGTGCATCCGGCGAATGCAGGCCTCTTTCCCCACCGCGGCGAGCAGGCCGAACACGCCTGGCCCGTAGGATCGCCCACTCACGGCAAGGCGAGACGGGTGGATGATGGCGCCGGCCCCCACATCCTTCTCGTCGGCCAGGTCCCGGAGCTCCGTTTCCACCGTGTCCGTGTCGAAGGCATCGACCCCCTCCAGCCGATCGGCGTAGGCGAGCAGAAGGTCGGCGGATTCCTCGTTCCAGCGCTTCTCCACGCCCGCCTCCTCGTACGCCTCCGGGTCCTCGAAGAAGTAGCGGTTGTCGGTCACGACCTCCGGCACCACCTGGATGCGATCCTGGACCAGCCCGCAGATGGTCTGGAGGCGATCGTCACTCACGTCGTAGCCGGCCGCCTCCACGTGGGGACGGGCCTTTTCCGCGAGCGCGTCGACCGAGAGGGCGCGGACGTAGTGCTCGTTGACCCAGCGCAGCTTGTCGAGGTCGAACTGCACGCCACTGGCCCCCACACGATCGAGACTGAATGTCTCGACCATCTCGTCGAGGGCGAAGAGCTCCTCCTCCGTCCCGGGGCTCCAGCCCAGGAGCGCGAGAAAGTTGAGGAGCGCCTCGGGCTCGTAGCCGGCCTCCCGGTAGTCCATGACGTAGACCGGAATGCCCAGCTCGTTGGCGTCCCGCTTCGAGAGCTTCCCGCCGTTCGGGCTCAGAATCAGCGGCAGGTGCGCAAAGGCGGGCGGCTCCCACCCTAGAGCATCGTACATGAGCACGTGCTTCGGGGTCGACGAGAGCCACTCCTCGCCCCGAATCACGTGCGAGATGTTCATGAGGTGATCGTCGACGATGTTGGCCAGGTGGTAGGTGGGCATGCCGTCGGACTTCACCAACACCTGGTCGTCGATTTCCGAGGTGTCGAAGGACACGGTGCCGCGGATTTCGTCCTCGACCTGCACCGACTCCTGGCGCGGGACCTTGAGCCGAATGACGTAGTCGTCGCCCTCATCGATGCGCTGTTCGACCTTCTCGTCGGACAGGGTCAGCGAATTTCGCATCTGGCGACGCGTCGAGCCGTCGTATGCCCCATGCTCTTCCCGTAGCTCTTCGAGCTCCTCTTCCGTGTCGAAGGCGTAGTACGCCCGGCCGGCCTCAACGAGCTTCTGGGCGTACTCGTGGTAGTGCTCCGAGCGCTCGGACTGCCGGTACGGGGCGTAGTCCCCGCCCTGCTCGGGGCCCTCGTCGTGCTCCAGCCCCGTCCAGGCGAGGGCCTCCCGAATGTCGTCTTCGGCCCCGGGTTCGTAGCGGGCCTGGTCGGTGTCCTCGATTCGCAGCACGAAATCGCCGTCGTGCTTGCGGGCGAAGAGATAGTTATACAGGGCCGTTCGCAGCCCACCGATGTGGAGGCGACCGGTCGGGCTTGGTGCGAAGCGAACACGAACAGGGGCGTCGGAAGCCATCGTGGACGAGATCGGTGCGTCAGAGAAAGAAGTCGAGACAGGGCACGGGCCCACCCGCCCTGGCGTGTCTGATCGAACAGCGCCGACCAAACAACACGCGGTGCGGAGTTATCAGACGGCACTTTGTAAAGTGGGGTCGCCCCCCGGTTCCCCCACGCACTGGAATTGGCGGGGGATTTGCGAAGCACAATTCCCACTGTCGCCGAGACCAGTCGAGCATGGCGACACGGCTTCGTATCAATCCCTGGTGCAGACGAGGGCTTTCGGT is part of the Salinibacter ruber DSM 13855 genome and encodes:
- the meaB gene encoding methylmalonyl Co-A mutase-associated GTPase MeaB, yielding MAPLNPNLDHQSRPSRSDARSAADYVTGILDGNRVTLSQAITLLESTRPDHRDTARTVVEECLPHSGDSIRVAVTGVPGVGKSTFIEALGQRLVAAGRHLAVLTVDPSSERSKGSILGDKTRMGTLASEEDAFIRPSPTAGTLGGVAPRTREAILLCEAAGYDTVFVETVGVGQSEISVRSMVDFFLLLALAGAGDELQGIKRGIVEVADAIAITKADGDNRAPAKAARAEYEKALRLLSDPDSGWEPPVLTCSSQTGAGIDEVWGAVERYRAYTQETGFFEEQRRRQAQHWMEQAIEQRLHEEFFSDPDVQAARGDVEEALQDGRLSSLAAAERLLSIYRDSTS
- the gltX gene encoding glutamate--tRNA ligase, yielding MASDAPVRVRFAPSPTGRLHIGGLRTALYNYLFARKHDGDFVLRIEDTDQARYEPGAEDDIREALAWTGLEHDEGPEQGGDYAPYRQSERSEHYHEYAQKLVEAGRAYYAFDTEEELEELREEHGAYDGSTRRQMRNSLTLSDEKVEQRIDEGDDYVIRLKVPRQESVQVEDEIRGTVSFDTSEIDDQVLVKSDGMPTYHLANIVDDHLMNISHVIRGEEWLSSTPKHVLMYDALGWEPPAFAHLPLILSPNGGKLSKRDANELGIPVYVMDYREAGYEPEALLNFLALLGWSPGTEEELFALDEMVETFSLDRVGASGVQFDLDKLRWVNEHYVRALSVDALAEKARPHVEAAGYDVSDDRLQTICGLVQDRIQVVPEVVTDNRYFFEDPEAYEEAGVEKRWNEESADLLLAYADRLEGVDAFDTDTVETELRDLADEKDVGAGAIIHPSRLAVSGRSYGPGVFGLLAAVGKEACIRRMHRAVEALG
- a CDS encoding glutamine--tRNA ligase/YqeY domain fusion protein, encoding MSTSDPSAERPRDNFIYDIIDEDLEHGTYDGRVVTRFPPEPNGYLHIGHAKSIVLNFGIKHDYADRADTRCHLRFDDTNPDTESTEYVESIKEAVQWLGYDWEEHEYHASDYFEQFYQYAVTLIEQGDAYVDSLSEEEIREYRGTVDEPGTPSPYRDRSVEENLELFRKMRDGEFDDGEHVLRAKIDMSSPHMIMRDPLLFRIKHAHHYRRGDEWCIYPMYDYAHPLEDAIENITHSLCTLEFDNNRRVYDWVMEHCLDENELPSRPRQYEFNRLNLGYTVMSKTKLRHLIEEDLVGGWDDPRLPTISGLRRRGVPPSAIRSFCRTVGVTRSQSRVQIGHFEHALRDDLNAKAPRVMAVLDPLKVVATNVDADAVDWIDANHWPRDIDKDETRPVPFTREFYIERDDFREDPPEDFIRLAPGREVRLRHAYFFTCEEVVRDEDGVVTELRGTIDPETRDSTAPDGRSPEGTLHWVSAAHGLPFEARLYDRLFEVPDPDARDEHFTEFLNPDSLNVRQGVLEPAVRDLEADQRVQFERQGYFWPDPEASRPDALVYNQIVPLRDTWGEDEDGLTQEELARRRRAKEQRKQEQRRRSLDGKTDPAEHLDDAQRDRFDRFHDELGIDREDAATIAGNGALAGFFEQALAHYDAPVPVANWTVNELLGRLQDQTVADLPFGPDAFAELVRLVDTEFISTRGGDAVLDALLEDGGSPERIVDDRGLRQVDDTEALRPTVQSVLDDHPDEVSRYRDGKKGLIGFFMGQVMDATDGAASPELARELLQQELDPSA